A genomic window from Yarrowia lipolytica chromosome 1D, complete sequence includes:
- a CDS encoding uncharacterized protein (Compare to YALI0D18964g, similar to uniprot|P87218 Candida albicans Sorbitol utilization protein SOU2), translated as MAHLCLLVATVTEVKTLAPKSIYTWVCSLEQTRHSKTTTSIHSTTSIMSGPSTLATGLHPLPTETPKFPTNIMDRFSLKGKVASVTGSSSGIGYCVAEAYAQAGADVAIWYNSHPADAKAEHLAKTYGVKAKAYKCPVTDAAAVESTIQQIEKDFGTIDIFVANAGVPWTAGPMIDVPDNKEWDKVINLDLNGAYYCAKYAGQIFKKKGKGSFIFTASMSGHIVNIPQMQACYNAAKAALLHLSRSLAVEWAGFARCNTVSPGYMATEISDFVPKETKEKWWQLIPMGREGDPSELCGAYLYLASDAATYTTGADIIVDGGYCAP; from the coding sequence ATGGCTCATCTTTGTTTGCTGGTTGCTACTGTGACTGAGGTAAAAACCCTCGCTCCCAAgtctatatatacctgGGTGTGCTCCCTCGAACAGACCCGTCACAGTAAAACTACTACCTCCATACACAGCACCACCTCAATCATGTCTGGACCTTCCACCCTCGCCACGGGACTGCACCCTCTCCCCACAGAGACCCCAAAGTTCCCCACCAACATCATGGACCGATTCTCCCTCAAGGGTAAGGTTGCCTCCGTCACCGGCTCCTCGTCAGGTATCGGCTACTGCGTGGCCGAGGCCTACGCCCAGGCCGGTGCCGACGTGGCCATCTGGTACAACTCCCACCCCGCCGACGCAAAGGCTGAGCACCTCGCTAAGACCTACGGcgtcaaggccaaggcctACAAGTGCCCTGTCACCGACGCCGCCGCCGTGGAGTCCACCATCCAGCAGATCGAGAAGGACTTTGGCACCATTGACATCTTCGTCGCCAACGCTGGTGTCCCCTGGACCGCCGGCCCCATGATCGACGTGCccgacaacaaggagtGGGACAAGGTCATCAACCTGGATCTCAACGGTGCCTACTACTGCGCCAAGTACGCCGGCCAGatcttcaagaagaagggcaagggatccttcatcttcaccgCCTCCATGTCCGGCCACATTGTCAACATCCCCCAGATGCAGGCCTGCTACAACGCCGCCAAGGCCGCTCTGCTGCACCTGTCTCGATCGCTGGCCGTCGAGTGGGCCGGCTTTGCCCGATGCAACACAGTCTCCCCTGGCTACATGGCCACCGAGATCTCCGACTTTGTCCccaaggagaccaaggagaagtgGTGGCAGCTCATTCCCATGGGCCGAGAGGGAGACCCCTCCGAGCTCTGCGGAGCCTACCTCTACCTTGCCTCTGATGCTGCCACCTACACCACTGGTGCCGACATTATCGTCGATGGTGGCTACTGCGCTCCTTAG
- a CDS encoding uncharacterized protein (Compare to YALI0D18986g, no similarity) — MLLHSHLLSSPNLRSRLGKFCMQEKYMQDLGFYLCSSTTSIYTAIMVRERSGTVAYTPKKQQKPLVDDAHLSSAEEDDFKTPESAKSKKPEASQQEPAVSETPVKGKAKKITFDEDGMSAEPIVEKKKVVVEESEDDSDDAPEEETLEDGQEKTLAKQKEQQRLAALEKAEEKKKRREANEVLAKQAKAKKDKLEELRRQARDDEEEDEEEEEDEDDDKDQEQLPLEVLEALERSKNMPVEEPKKPKKRVFEEVEEEIKKGPVSVRVLKKNKSKLPPKAEGATTVGRMAFLNRPSIDRRQVKR; from the coding sequence ATGCTGCTCCACTCACACCTCTTGTCCAGCCCTAACCTGCGATCTAGGTTGGGGAAATTTTGTATGCAGGAAAAATATATGCAAGATTTGGGATTTTATTTGTGTTCATCAACCACGTCGATTTACACAGCTATCATGGTCCGAGAACGATCTGGAACGGTGGCGTACACGCCCAaaaagcagcagaagcctCTGGTGGACGACGCCCACTTGTCCtctgctgaggaggacgatTTCAAGACCCCAGAGAGTGCAAAGAGCAAGAAGCCTGAAGCGTCACAACAGGAGCCGGCGGTGTCAGAAACGCCAGTCAAGggcaaggccaagaagatcaccTTTGACGAGGACGGAATGAGTGCCGAGCCCATCGTTgagaagaaaaaggtggttgtggaggagtctgAAGACGACAGTGACGATGcccccgaggaggaaacACTGGAGGATGGACAAGAAAAGACCCTGGCCAAGCAAAAGGAACAGCAGCGGCTGGCAGCATTAGAGAAGGcggaagagaagaagaagcggcGGGAGGCCAACGAGGTGCTGGCTAAacaggccaaggccaagaaggacaagctggaggagctcagAAGACAGGCTcgagatgatgaggaggaggacgaggaagaagaagaggatgaagacgacgatAAGGATCAAGAACAGCTGCCTCTGGAGGTTCTAGAGGCACTTGAGCGATCCAAGAACATGcctgtggaggagcccaagaagcccaagaagcgggtgtttgaggaggttgaggaggagatcaagaagggTCCTGTTTCCGTGCGGGTACTCAAAAAGAACAAGTCTAAGCTGCCCCCTAAGGCCGAGGGCGCTACTACAGTCGGACGAATGGCTTTTTTGAACAGACCTTCGATCGACCGACGACAGGTCAAGAGATGA
- a CDS encoding uncharacterized protein (Compare to YALI0D18942g, similar to uniprot|P36164 Saccharomyces cerevisiae YKR088c, similar to Saccharomyces cerevisiae TVP38 (YKR088C); ancestral locus Anc_5.686): MHPVISDALRNAHGTYHAALDRYYALTTKQRIAVWLGLGFAGFMGLGFLIWHQTLIAWLVGFAEKVHDTPFAWVGLFLAICIISFPPLIGYSMISTFCGMAYGFPNGWPLLAAATIIGSTASFLIVSRRFANYARHLAQTNTKFAALTQTMEKDSFALLWMIRLCPLPYSLSNGALASIPSITPQAFALATAITSPKLLIHVFVGDRLARLGQGEKDWTSTLVDFLSIGIAVSAGAITAYIVYTRTLQRAAEIEAEQHPNLDELDVLDDDEFIVNDV; this comes from the coding sequence ATGCACCCTGTGATTTCGGACGCGTTGCGAAACGCGCATGGCACGTACCACGCGGCACTCGACCGGTACTACGCCCTCACCACCAAACAACGCATTGCTGTGTGGCTAGGACTGGGTTTTGCGGGGTTTATGGGTCTGGGATTTCTGATTTGGCACCAGACTCTCATTGCCTGGCTCGTGGGGTTCGCCGAGAAGGTACACGACACGCCATTTGCGTGGGTTGgtctgtttctggccaTCTGCATCATCTCGTTCCCCCCCTTGATTGGCTACAGCATGATCTCCACCTTCTGCGGAATGGCCTACGGATTCCCCAATGGCTGGCCTCTGTTGGCTGCCGCCACCATCATCGGCTCCACGGCCTCTTTTCTGATTGTGTCTCGGCGATTTGCAAACTATGCCCGTCATCTGGCGCAGACAAACACGAAATTTGCGGCTCTAACACAAACAATGGAGAAGGACTCGTTTGCACTGCTGTGGATGATCCGGCTGTGCCCTTTGCCCTACTCCTTGAGCAACGGGGCCTTGGCTTCAATTCCCTCAATCACTCCCCAGGCCTTTGCTCTGGCTACAGCTATCACTTCTCCCAAGCTGCTGATCCACGTGTTTGTGGGAGACAGACTGGCTCGATTGGGCCAGGGAGAAAAGGACTGGACGTCGACGCTGGTCGACTTTCTGTCCATTGGTATCGCTGTCTCTGCGGGAGCTATTACTGCGTACATTGTCTACACTCGAACGTTGCAGCGAGCTGCTGAGATTGAGGCCGAGCAGCATCCCAACTTGGATGAGCTGGACGTGTTGGACGATGATGAGTTCATTGTGAACGACGTCTAG
- a CDS encoding uncharacterized protein (Compare to YALI0D18920g, weakly similar to uniprot|P28272 Saccharomyces cerevisiae YKL216w URA1 dihydroorotate dehydrogenase) has translation MMSARTARVLMQSGRSARLAAPLRPLHRSLHSNPKYEYTKASFTGFLKWSAIFAGATAFAFYTVDSRSAIHQYIALPILRLCTDAETSHRLGIEILANGMSPKQRQEDNEIDPNHLLEVTIFANSKRPLTLRTPIGVAAGLDKHGQAIDGLFGLGFAYVEVGSVTPEPQDGNPKPRFFRLPKDDAVINRYGFNSEGHFAVMGRLKQRLLHALGHEQPQHEDTRHSLDKNKVLAVNLGKNKTGDEVSDYTQGVTRFANLSDALVVNVSSPNTPGLRALQGEERLAKLLTAVVAERNKVQFANTYTPILVKIAPDLSESEIVSIAAAAKQSKIDGIIVSNTTIQRPEHLRSQPYLSAETGGLSGAPLKPIALKAIKTLRKNIGDEITIVGCGGISNGKDAIEFARAGATFVQVYTALAYQGPGLPVHMKQEIVKELNGKKWVDIIGADVDVKKE, from the coding sequence ATGATGTCAGCCCGAACAGCACGAGTTCTGATGCAATCGGGGCGATCTGCGCGTCTGGCGGCTCCCCTGCGTCCGCTGCACCGATCTCTGCACTCAAATCCcaaatacgagtacaccaAGGCCTCGTTCACGGGCTTTCTCAAGTGGTCGGCTATTTTCGCCGGAGCCACGGCCTTTGCTTTCTACACAGTCGACAGCAGATCCGCAATCCACCAGTACATTGCGCTGCCCATTCTACGTCTGTGCACCGACGCCGAGACCTCCCACCGCCTGGGAATCGAAATTCTGGCCAACGGCATGTCTCCCAAGCAGCGTCAGGAGGATAACGAGATCGACCCCAACCACCTTCTCGAGGTGACCATTTTCGCCAACTCCAAGCGACCCCTCACCCTGCGAACCCCCATTGGAGTTGCTGCCGGTCTTGACAAGCACGGTCAGGCCATTGACGGGCTTTTTGGCCTGGGCTTCGCCTATGTGGAGGTTGGTTCTGTGACCCCTGAGCCCCAGGACGGAAACCCCAAGCCCCGATTCTTCCGACTCCCCAAGGATGATGCCGTCATCAACCGATACGGCTTCAACTCCGAGGGCCATTTTGCTGTCATGGGCCGTCTCAAGCAACGTCTTTTGCACGCTCTGGGCCACGAGCAGCCCCAGCACGAGGACACCAGACACTCTCTGGACAAAAACAAGGTGCTGGCTGTCAACCTTGGCAAGAACAAGACCGGTGACGAGGTGTCCGACTACACCCAGGGCGTCACCCGGTTTGCCAACCTGTCCGATGCTCTTGTCGTCAACGTGTCTTCCCCCAACACCCCCGGCCTGCGAGCTCTGCAGGGAGAGGAGAGACTGGCAAAGCTGCTGACCGCCGTGGTTGCCGAGCGAAACAAGGTCCAGTTCGCCAACACTTACACGCCCATTCTGGTGAAGATTGCTCCTGATCTGAGCGAGTCTGAGATTGTGTCGATTGCTGCTGCAGCCAAGCAGTCCAAGATTGACGGAATCATCGTTTCTAACACCACTATTCAGCGACCCGAGCATCTGCGATCACAGCCTTATCTTTCTGCCGAGACTGGAGGTCTTTCTGGCGCTCCTCTCAAGCCcattgctctcaaggccatcaaAACTCTACGAAAGAACATTGGAGACGAGATCACCATTGTGGGCTGTGGAGGTATCAGTAACGGAAAGGACGCCATTGAGTTTGCTCGAGCCGGAGCAACCTTTGTGCAGGTGTACACCGCTCTCGCTTACCAGGGTCCCGGACTCCCCGTCCACATGAAgcaggagattgtcaaggagctgaACGGAAAGAAGTGGGTGGATATTATTGGCGCTGATGTTGAtgtgaagaaggagtag